GGATGGCCAGATGTCAGATGACCCTGCTATGATCCGGAGGATTGTGGAGTGCTTTTTCAGAGCAAGGTGGACAGAGCATTCAGGAGAGGGGGGCCGAGTGGAGATGTCGATGCCGGCGACGAGGGTGTCGGAGGAGGAGACTGCAGCATTGATCAGACCGATTTCGGTGGAGGAGATTCGGGAGGCGATTTGGTCCCTTGAGGGGGACAAGGCGCCGGGGCCGCATGGATTTCTACTGTTGCTCTTTCGGAGGTACTGGTTGATAGTGGGACAGGACGTGACGGCGGCCATACAACAGTTTTTTACTACAACAGTGATGTCATCGGACTGGCAGCGGACCTTCATTGCCTTATACCGAAACGGCGGTATGCTTCTGAGCCGGGTCGCTTTCAACCTATTAGCCTGTGCACCACTATGTACAAGGCTACGGCAAAGATCCTTGCCGTCAGGTTGCGGGACATTCTACCGAGGTTGATTAGTCCGAAGCAGGGAGCTTTCATAGGAGGTCGGAGCATTTTCGACAATGTCATGATTGCCCAGAAGTTCATGTTTGACTTGGAGAGGGCCCCGATGAGGAGAAGCTTGATGGGAgtcaagcttgatatggagcGGGCCTACGATAGGATGCGATGGAAGTTTGTTCATCAGTCTTTGTAGGGGTTTGGGTTTCCTGAGGCGTGGATTTGGTGGATCATGAGTTGTGTCAGGACTCCATCCTTTACCATTCTGGTGAATGGCACGCCTTCTCGCTACTTTGTGTCTGCGGGTGGGCTACGACAGGGTTGTCCCCTATCCCCTCTTCTATTTATCATCTGCGCGGATGCACTATCCAGAGCGCTGCATCAGACCGTGCTTACTCAAGAGTTGAAGGCTTACAGGCTAGTGGTGGATGCCCCTTCGATCTTCCACTTGCTTTTCGCGGATGACTGCCTGTTGCTAGCTTGTGCGACACGCTGGGATGCTCGAGCTCTGGGCAGGGTTCTAAAGGACTACTGTGCCATGTCTGGTCAACGAGTTAATTTCTCGAAATCCGCAGTTTGTTTTAGCCCGTCGACCAGACAGGAGGTGAGACACTCCATTAGCGAGATATTGGTGGTGGGCGAGCATGATGGTTCGATGAGATACTTGGGGGTCCCGCTCTCTGGCCGGCGATTGCACGGGAGAGATTGTTCCTACTTGGAGGCTAGCATCAGGTAGAGGATGGAGGGTTGGTAGATGCACTCACTATCTATGATGGGGAGGGTCACTTTGGCTCGGTCAGTACTCTCTTCGATTCCCATTTATTTACTTTCCCATTCCTTCATTCCAGTGTCAGTTCTGAGGTCCATTGAGCAGCTAGTCAGAAATTTGGGGGAGGCAAGGCGATAGAGGTGGTATTCATTTGCTGGCGTGGGAGGTGGTGTGCCAGCCTACTAGACATGGAggtttgggggtgcagtccTTACTGGTACAGAGGGAGGCATTAGTGGCTCGCCACGTTGCTAGGTATGTCATGGAGCCTGATAGTATGTGGTCCtcactgatgagggccaagtatggagcTTTGGTTCCTGGTGTGAGAGCAGCCCGCCACCATTCTCTGGTGTGGCGGGAGATGTGTGCCAGAGCAGGGGTGGTCCTATCGAAGATTAGATGGGCTATTGGTGATGGTCGCTCCATCGATGTCTTGGAGGATTGTTGGGTGACTGCTGTGCCGATCAGCCGTATGCCGACCATGGTGGATTCGGTGCGACTAACGGGCCAGAGGGTCAGTGACCTGTTGGATCCAGATGAGGGCGGATGGAGGGAGGGGCTGTTACGAGAGGTGTTTGGGGTGCAGCTGGCAGAGATGATTTTGGGTCTTCCGGTGCCATTTCAGGGGGAGTCTGACAGGCTGGTCGGGGCGCCGTCGGGCCGATCACAGGTGCGAGCTAGGGATCTACATGCTCTTTTCAGTAGGGAGCCAGCTAGACGGATTGAGGGAGGTTGGATCTGGAGGATGCAGATTCATCCACGAGTGGCgctcttcatctggaaggtggcttggggctgCCTTCCTACCAGGAGTATGCTAGTCAGACGGGGCATGTGGGTCCCTCAGGGGTGCGAGGTGTGTCCGGATACTACTATCCACGTAGGAATTTTAGACAGACTGAGAGGCAGACTCTTCTCATATGACAATCAAGGAAGCCCAACGACCATGATCGAAACCCAGCCACTGCCGAGAAGCTAGTACGAGAGGAGTAGGAGTAGCGAGtatatcaaattgattattagaAAGTGTAGGTTCAATTGGATTGGATGAATCTGTCAAGTCAAGGTCAACGTTCGATTCAACTACTTTTTGATGACCCACCGCCTTCCCTCGGACCTTCCACTCTGTTTTCTAGACTGACTGGGAGAAGCTCTTCCTTTCCGGAGCAACTTTCCTGAGGACCAATTGAGAAAGGCGGCTTCCTTTCTCTGGTGTCTGGATCTCCAGCATTTTCTAAACGAACAAGAGCCAATCCGAATTGATCCTGTAACAGGTCTGCTACAGAACGAATACGTTTATTTTTCAAGTGATTCATATCGTCAAGTGTACCCATTCCAAATTTCATTCCGATCAAATGATCCGCAGCAGCCAATACATCTCGTGGTAACAAAAATGTATTGTTCTGAGGTCGTCAAGCGGGGAAGAAGGGATGTCATAATTGGTTGAATAAGACAAAAagagcagtgccctagggcTAGAGAGATATGGAGGTCGTCTCCTACTCCTATCCCCACTCAGTAGAGATGACACAGGATCTGATACACTTGCTACGGGCCACGGTGCGGAGCCCTAGGCTTGCGGAGGAGGGGATTCTTAGGGCATACCTGGCTTACCACATCTGGTTGGACCGGAATGCTCGACTGTTTGAGGGCAGGAGGCTCTCGGCGAGGATGGTGATAAAGAGAGCTGTGCTTCAGGCCGAGGAGGTCTTTTCTTGTACTACCGTGTCTTCACTTGGGATaactagggacatctggggtacccGCAGTGCTGTTTTAGCGTCCAGGTTTGCCGTTGTTTCTTGGATACCCCCACCCTTGGTTATCTTaaagtgaattttgatggcagtGTGGCGACGGACAGGAGGTTGGGAGGAGTTGGATTTGTTATCCGAGACCATTTTGGGAGTTTGGTTGCAGCGGGAGGGCGGGGCTCGACAGGTCTCACGGTTGCTGGGGCAGAGCTGTAGGCAGCTTGGGCGGGCatatcctatgcgaggcgggtgCTCGGGGCCGGACGGGTGTACCTTGAGGGGGATTCCTCCATAGTCATAGATTGGATCCGGGGTGCTCATAGGTATGGAGATGGGCATCCGCTCATTTGGGAGACGCACATATTGGCTATGGAGATGGACGAGTTTCAGGCCGTACACATTTTCTGGGAGGCGAACACggctgcagactgggtcgcctcttatgTTGCACGACACTCCGGGGAGTTCCACTGGACATCCACAGTAGAGCTACCGCCATATTTGtattttttgctttcttctgatttggcaggatgtactcacgttagagctatatgaattgccgttttcacccaaaaaaaataataataacctgCAAAAATTCTGTCGTGGTTGGAATTTGTcgaaggatgcaaaagaaactCAAACTAGATAATCCTTGCTGTCTAAGAAAGCTTTTAGATAAGAAACTGGCTCCCACATATTGAAGGGGATTAGCTATCTAACTACATTGGAAAGGGAATATAGCTAATAAGTGGATACTCGTGTACCCATTATTTTGTGAAAGATAGGTAATCAACTAATCATAGTAATAATATGTTGTGAGGCAACTTTACCGTCATAAGGAAGTGTCGTGTTGGGGGGGGGGACCCAATCATAAGACGCTGAGATGGGTCCAAATGTTGTCCGCTAACCTTCCCAGTCCATGTGAGAAAGAGAAGGGGGGAAAAGAATGAGAAATGGCT
This is a stretch of genomic DNA from Phoenix dactylifera cultivar Barhee BC4 chromosome 9, palm_55x_up_171113_PBpolish2nd_filt_p, whole genome shotgun sequence. It encodes these proteins:
- the LOC120112008 gene encoding uncharacterized protein LOC120112008 produces the protein MEPDSMWSSLMRAKYGALVPGVRAARHHSLVWREMCARAGVVLSKIRWAIGDGRSIDVLEDCWVTAVPISRMPTMVDSVRLTGQRVSDLLDPDEGGWREGLLREVFGVQLAEMILGLPVPFQGESDRLVGAPSGRSQVRARDLHALFSREPARRIEGGWIWRMQIHPRVALFIWKVAWGCLPTRSMLVRRGMWVPQGCEGHLGYPQCCFSVQVCRCFLDTPTLGYLKVNFDGSVATDRRLGGVGFVIRDHFGSLVAAGGRGSTGLTVAGAEL